A single genomic interval of Bacillus smithii harbors:
- a CDS encoding bifunctional diguanylate cyclase/phosphodiesterase, whose product MDSTNHDVKAFQGLSPDSIKELLDIKYALDQSTIVAITDHTGKITYANQKFCDISKYSREELIGRDHRILNSGYHSKSFFKNMWETIGKGDIWTGDIKNKAKDGTYYWVKTTIVPFLNEEGKPYQYISIRQDITDLKKLEEQLLFNAYHDSLTGLPNRHYFNEEVGAWLNQKKKTDQMALIFFDIDRFKYITDTLGHSVGDRFLKSISKRLAIHLKGIGNVYRFEGDQFSIVVKNKDISEVMDIIRKVKVLLKKPFLFHKESYSFSASFGVSLSPQDGQDIETLVKKADFAMYRAKEKGNNSIQFFTSETHEVLSKNMKMETALRQAIQKEGLLLYYQPLVDLQKRKMVGVEALIRWNHPTEGIIPPSEFIPLAEETGLIVPITEWVLKTACEQIAKWHEKGLPPIYVAVNLSPFLFESNRFMDSLQRIIKEGNLDPKYIELEITESMMQDPKSAIPLLEKLKSLGVSLSIDDFGTGYSSLASLRRFTIDTLKIDRSFIEELFQDDGVIVKTILTMASHLGLNVIAEGIEMKEQLQFLTKHSCPIGQGYLFSRPLPGNELEQLLRNPEYFSNI is encoded by the coding sequence ATGGATTCAACCAATCATGACGTGAAAGCTTTTCAAGGCCTGTCACCTGACAGCATCAAAGAATTATTAGACATTAAGTATGCTTTGGATCAATCTACTATTGTTGCGATTACAGATCATACCGGAAAAATCACTTATGCCAATCAGAAATTCTGCGACATCTCGAAATACAGTCGAGAAGAATTAATCGGACGAGATCATCGGATTCTTAATTCAGGATACCATTCAAAAAGCTTTTTTAAGAATATGTGGGAAACCATTGGAAAAGGGGATATTTGGACAGGCGATATTAAAAATAAAGCGAAAGACGGGACATACTACTGGGTAAAAACCACTATTGTACCTTTTTTAAATGAAGAAGGGAAACCTTATCAATACATTTCCATACGCCAAGATATAACAGACTTAAAAAAATTAGAGGAACAATTACTGTTTAACGCCTATCACGACAGTCTGACCGGCCTCCCAAATCGTCATTACTTCAACGAAGAAGTAGGTGCATGGTTAAACCAAAAAAAGAAAACGGACCAAATGGCCTTGATCTTCTTCGATATTGATCGTTTTAAATACATTACGGATACACTAGGCCATTCGGTGGGGGATCGCTTTCTCAAATCAATATCCAAGCGACTGGCCATTCATTTAAAAGGGATTGGCAACGTTTATCGTTTTGAGGGAGATCAGTTTTCGATTGTCGTCAAAAATAAAGACATATCCGAAGTAATGGACATCATTCGAAAGGTGAAAGTACTATTAAAAAAACCTTTTTTATTTCATAAGGAATCCTATTCTTTTAGTGCCAGCTTCGGCGTCAGTCTTTCCCCTCAAGACGGGCAAGATATTGAAACATTAGTTAAAAAAGCGGATTTTGCCATGTATCGAGCAAAAGAAAAAGGAAACAATTCTATTCAATTTTTCACTAGCGAAACCCATGAAGTCTTATCCAAAAATATGAAAATGGAAACGGCTTTAAGACAAGCCATTCAAAAGGAAGGGTTACTTCTATATTATCAGCCGCTTGTCGATTTGCAAAAGCGAAAAATGGTAGGAGTGGAAGCACTCATTCGCTGGAATCACCCTACAGAGGGAATCATCCCCCCTTCGGAATTTATTCCTTTAGCGGAAGAAACAGGCTTGATTGTCCCGATTACCGAATGGGTTTTGAAAACGGCTTGCGAACAAATCGCAAAATGGCACGAAAAAGGGCTTCCCCCTATTTATGTAGCTGTGAATTTGTCGCCATTTTTATTTGAATCCAATCGATTTATGGATTCTCTCCAAAGAATTATAAAAGAAGGCAACCTTGATCCAAAATACATTGAACTCGAAATTACGGAGAGTATGATGCAGGATCCTAAAAGTGCCATTCCTTTATTAGAAAAACTAAAATCCTTAGGAGTTTCCCTTTCTATTGATGACTTTGGAACAGGGTACTCTTCACTCGCAAGCTTGAGACGCTTCACCATTGACACACTAAAAATTGACCGTTCTTTTATAGAAGAACTTTTTCAAGATGACGGGGTGATTGTCAAAACGATTCTTACCATGGCCTCTCACCTAGGATTAAACGTCATTGCTGAGGGGATTGAAATGAAAGAACAGCTGCAGTTTCTAACAAAACACTCTTGTCCCATCGGCCAAGGCTATCTTTTCAGTCGTCCATTACCCGGCAATGAACTCGAACAACTGTTGCGAAATCCGGAATATTTTTCGAACATTTGA
- a CDS encoding acetoin reductase, which translates to MSSSPKIALVTGAGRGIGRAIALRLARDGFHVVINDIHLENAQSVVDEIKKLGRESFAVQADVSKRDDVFQMVEQAVKRFGQLDVMVSNAGIAQVKPLLEVTEEDMNKIVQINVFGVLYCLQAAAEQMKKQKRGKIIHAASIASYKGFSLLGAYSATKFAVRGLTQAAAQELAPFGITVNAYCPGIVDTQMWDLIDEKMAHYMNLKKGEAFRQFSDGITLGRPETPEDVAKFVSYLASEDSDYMTGQSVMIDGGVIFS; encoded by the coding sequence TTGAGCAGCTCTCCCAAAATCGCGCTTGTCACCGGAGCGGGCCGAGGCATAGGTCGAGCGATTGCTTTACGTCTTGCCCGTGACGGATTTCATGTTGTCATAAACGATATTCATTTGGAAAACGCCCAATCTGTGGTAGATGAAATAAAGAAACTGGGCAGAGAAAGTTTTGCCGTTCAAGCGGATGTAAGCAAAAGAGACGATGTGTTTCAAATGGTGGAGCAAGCGGTCAAACGCTTCGGACAACTGGACGTCATGGTTTCCAATGCCGGCATTGCCCAAGTAAAGCCGTTACTGGAAGTAACAGAAGAGGATATGAATAAAATCGTTCAAATCAATGTGTTTGGCGTTCTCTATTGCCTGCAAGCGGCAGCCGAACAAATGAAAAAGCAAAAAAGAGGGAAGATCATTCATGCGGCCAGCATTGCGAGCTATAAAGGATTCAGCCTTCTTGGCGCCTATTCGGCCACGAAATTTGCCGTTCGAGGCTTGACACAAGCGGCAGCTCAGGAATTGGCGCCATTTGGGATCACCGTGAATGCCTACTGTCCCGGAATTGTCGACACTCAAATGTGGGACTTGATTGATGAAAAAATGGCGCATTATATGAATCTTAAAAAAGGAGAAGCTTTTCGGCAGTTTTCGGATGGCATCACTCTTGGGCGGCCGGAAACACCGGAAGATGTCGCAAAGTTTGTTTCTTATCTTGCATCGGAGGACTCCGATTATATGACCGGCCAATCCGTCATGATCGATGGGGGTGTGATTTTTTCCTGA
- a CDS encoding sigma-54-dependent Fis family transcriptional regulator, whose translation MFTTTCNWITWKRFVNEGVLDSSRLNKRVIESWYRCKNNDVNPYLSKGQHVLSNDLLAVQKEKNSLLLDIALPHLNRMKQAMKELEMIALIIDPDGYVLSVAGNQRILHDARKINFMEGARWTEKEVGTNAIGTALEIEEAVMINGTEHYSVASHNWTCSAAPIRNDDGALIGIIDVSCPVDRAHPFMLGMVASVSHAIEREISIRTHKNEIELVHRSVDFMDSHQPVIVCNEKKIVVAASKPVRQKIPHWAGKKVNEILKYGFRIQKETPVFANQHKGFIGTCVYLSERAVQKSDSVPGAAFSTQPFVFQGETGTSKAFQNTLEEVKRVAPTDASVYILGETGTGKELVARAIHENSPRKNGPFIAINCGAIPRELMESELFGYVEGAFTGAKRQGYKGKFEQANNGTIFLDEIGEIPPAMQVALLRVLQERKVTPVGGTKEISLNIRIITATHRDLLQLVEEGSFRKDLYYRLHVFPIHVPPLRERKEDIPHLIRYYCEKHNWNTEWPDEVLERMMDYHWPGNIRELFNVLERLQILFPCGITDSSQVLNLLDSFDIHHRITAPSTTESAKTDTPTQLTFREKIQKDLMIEALRKTKGNVSLAAKLLDIPRSTFYKRIRKFGL comes from the coding sequence ATGTTTACAACAACCTGTAACTGGATTACATGGAAGCGTTTTGTAAACGAAGGAGTGCTGGATTCGTCTCGCTTAAACAAAAGAGTCATCGAATCTTGGTATCGTTGCAAGAACAATGACGTCAATCCATATTTGAGTAAAGGCCAACATGTTTTATCCAATGATTTGCTTGCCGTTCAAAAAGAAAAAAACTCCTTGCTCCTCGATATTGCTTTGCCTCATTTGAATCGAATGAAACAAGCCATGAAAGAATTGGAAATGATCGCTTTAATCATTGATCCGGATGGATATGTATTGTCGGTGGCGGGAAATCAAAGAATCCTTCACGATGCACGAAAAATTAATTTTATGGAAGGCGCCCGCTGGACAGAGAAAGAAGTCGGAACGAATGCGATCGGAACAGCGTTGGAAATTGAAGAAGCGGTGATGATAAACGGCACCGAACATTATTCCGTCGCTTCCCATAATTGGACTTGTTCGGCTGCTCCGATTCGAAACGATGACGGCGCATTAATCGGCATCATCGATGTTTCTTGTCCGGTTGATCGTGCCCATCCTTTTATGTTGGGGATGGTAGCGTCTGTTTCTCATGCGATCGAACGGGAAATCAGCATACGTACTCATAAAAATGAGATCGAACTGGTCCATAGGAGCGTGGATTTCATGGATTCTCATCAACCCGTCATCGTTTGCAACGAGAAAAAAATCGTCGTGGCCGCAAGTAAACCGGTTCGTCAAAAAATACCTCACTGGGCCGGCAAGAAGGTCAATGAAATATTAAAATACGGATTTCGGATTCAAAAAGAAACCCCTGTCTTTGCCAATCAGCATAAAGGCTTCATCGGAACATGCGTTTATTTATCAGAACGAGCTGTCCAAAAATCCGATTCCGTTCCCGGCGCTGCTTTTTCCACTCAACCGTTTGTGTTTCAAGGAGAGACCGGTACAAGCAAAGCGTTTCAAAACACATTGGAGGAAGTGAAGCGTGTCGCACCGACGGACGCAAGTGTTTATATATTAGGGGAAACGGGAACCGGAAAAGAATTGGTGGCTCGAGCGATTCATGAAAATAGCCCGCGGAAAAACGGTCCTTTTATTGCGATCAATTGCGGGGCGATTCCAAGAGAGCTGATGGAAAGTGAACTGTTCGGTTATGTGGAAGGAGCTTTTACAGGAGCTAAGCGCCAAGGATATAAAGGAAAATTCGAGCAAGCCAATAACGGCACGATTTTTCTAGATGAGATCGGTGAAATTCCGCCGGCTATGCAAGTGGCGCTCTTACGGGTTTTGCAAGAACGCAAAGTAACCCCCGTTGGAGGGACGAAAGAAATTTCTTTAAATATTCGCATCATTACCGCTACTCACCGAGATCTTCTCCAACTAGTCGAAGAAGGATCCTTTCGCAAAGATTTATATTACCGCCTTCATGTGTTTCCGATACATGTTCCGCCGCTCCGGGAACGAAAAGAAGACATTCCGCACTTAATTCGATACTATTGCGAAAAACACAACTGGAATACCGAATGGCCGGATGAAGTATTGGAACGAATGATGGACTATCATTGGCCGGGAAACATACGGGAACTGTTCAACGTATTGGAACGACTGCAAATTTTATTCCCATGTGGAATAACGGATTCATCCCAAGTCTTGAACCTATTGGACTCATTCGACATCCATCATCGGATCACAGCTCCATCTACTACGGAATCAGCAAAAACCGACACACCCACCCAACTGACATTCCGCGAAAAAATTCAAAAAGACTTAATGATTGAGGCACTACGAAAAACGAAAGGAAACGTATCTTTAGCCGCCAAATTGCTCGACATCCCAAGAAGCACATTTTACAAACGAATTCGGAAATTTGGTTTATAA
- a CDS encoding VOC family protein has product MEKLIFTEVLQIGIVVDDLDAYMKRYRDDYGIGPWLVYDFNKETVRNMTIRGEKVDYSMKIALCDAHNVQWELIEPTDDRSVYAEFLKQHGPGLHHVALGTENHDDVVKTMAARGNEVIQSGIFHKIGYTYLNTTKDLGFIAEIYHIPEGFELPAPLRTYPPQS; this is encoded by the coding sequence ATGGAAAAACTCATTTTTACGGAAGTATTGCAGATTGGCATCGTTGTGGATGATTTGGATGCTTATATGAAAAGGTATCGCGATGATTACGGTATAGGGCCTTGGTTAGTCTATGATTTTAACAAAGAGACGGTAAGGAATATGACGATCCGTGGTGAAAAAGTCGATTACTCTATGAAAATCGCATTATGTGATGCGCATAATGTCCAATGGGAGCTCATTGAGCCTACCGATGACCGCAGCGTGTATGCGGAATTTTTGAAACAGCATGGCCCCGGTTTGCACCATGTCGCATTAGGGACGGAAAATCATGATGATGTAGTGAAAACGATGGCGGCAAGAGGAAATGAGGTGATTCAAAGCGGGATCTTCCATAAAATCGGGTACACATACTTAAACACAACGAAAGACCTTGGCTTTATCGCAGAAATTTACCATATACCGGAAGGGTTTGAACTGCCCGCTCCATTGCGAACTTATCCTCCGCAATCATAA
- a CDS encoding Gfo/Idh/MocA family protein, whose translation MIKFAIIGTNWITEEFIKAAKEVPDFSLKAVYSRTEEKAKEFAAKVGTELTFTNLEEMAKSNEIDAVYIASPNSFHAEQAILLMNHGKHVICEKPMASNTKEVQAMIEAAQQNNVVLMEAMKTTLLPNFQAIRKHIHKIGKIRRYFASYCQYSSRYDAYKQGTVLNAFNPKFSNGSLMDLGVYCLYPMVVLFGKPLNVKANSVKLETGVDGEGSVILDYGEMDAVVQYSKISNSYIPAEIQGEEGSIIIDAIHTPQKVEIRYRDGRIEDITETQDHHPMYYEAKEFIELIQNGKQQSEINSHQHSLTTIEIIEKARKQTGIVFPADK comes from the coding sequence ATGATAAAATTTGCGATCATTGGAACGAACTGGATTACTGAGGAATTTATTAAAGCGGCCAAAGAAGTGCCAGATTTTTCTTTAAAGGCTGTGTATTCGCGGACTGAAGAGAAAGCAAAAGAATTTGCGGCAAAAGTAGGTACTGAACTGACCTTTACCAACTTAGAAGAAATGGCGAAAAGCAATGAAATTGATGCTGTTTATATTGCAAGCCCTAATTCCTTTCACGCCGAACAAGCCATTTTGTTGATGAACCACGGCAAACACGTTATATGCGAAAAACCAATGGCCTCCAATACAAAAGAAGTGCAAGCTATGATCGAAGCAGCCCAACAAAACAATGTCGTCCTAATGGAAGCGATGAAAACAACACTACTCCCTAATTTCCAAGCCATTCGCAAACATATACATAAAATTGGAAAAATACGCCGCTATTTCGCCAGCTATTGCCAATATTCATCGCGCTATGACGCATACAAGCAAGGAACGGTGCTAAACGCCTTTAACCCCAAATTTTCCAACGGATCTTTAATGGACCTTGGCGTTTATTGCCTGTATCCAATGGTAGTATTATTCGGGAAACCTCTTAATGTAAAAGCCAACAGTGTTAAACTGGAAACGGGTGTGGATGGAGAAGGAAGCGTCATTCTCGACTATGGAGAAATGGACGCGGTGGTTCAGTACTCCAAAATTTCGAATTCCTATATCCCTGCCGAAATTCAAGGAGAAGAAGGAAGCATTATCATCGATGCGATCCATACGCCGCAAAAAGTCGAAATTCGCTATCGCGACGGACGCATCGAAGACATTACCGAAACCCAAGACCATCATCCTATGTACTACGAAGCAAAAGAATTTATCGAATTAATTCAAAACGGCAAACAACAATCGGAGATCAATTCGCATCAACACTCACTTACGACCATCGAAATTATAGAAAAAGCCCGGAAACAAACAGGCATTGTCTTTCCGGCGGACAAATAA
- a CDS encoding putative holin-like toxin, which produces MTTYEALSLVAQFGLVLIGVLTLIVTMVVYINKKK; this is translated from the coding sequence ATGACGACATACGAAGCATTAAGTCTAGTCGCTCAATTCGGTCTAGTGCTGATAGGAGTGCTGACATTGATTGTTACTATGGTCGTCTATATAAACAAAAAGAAATAA
- a CDS encoding DUF979 domain-containing protein, with protein MILSLEYLYVLMGVIGLCCSIYTFLDKKNTKRVTSGLFYFIYAVTLLLGKVIPPFYIGLLVILMVLIVGFGGLEKGKYDSTSEEEREAKRKRLGNWLFLPALLIPFLTVIFSKALAGIKIGELFLFDPSNPTLVGLGVACVIAMMVALALTKSTPKTAIKESRRLLEAIGWAVVLPQFLATLGTIFDKAGVGNVVADIVKHMIPSNSLFWSVVVLCVGMAFFTMIMGNAFAAFPVMAGGIIIPILIQQFGADPNQIAAISMFAGYCGTLMTPMAANFNIVPAALLDLKDKYHVIRVQVPTALLTLLLNIVLMYCLARWQM; from the coding sequence ATGATACTGTCTCTTGAATACCTCTATGTTTTGATGGGAGTCATCGGTTTGTGCTGTTCTATCTACACTTTTTTAGATAAAAAAAATACAAAACGAGTCACTTCGGGGTTGTTTTATTTTATCTATGCTGTGACTTTGTTGCTGGGAAAAGTGATCCCGCCGTTTTACATAGGCTTGCTCGTCATTCTGATGGTACTTATCGTAGGTTTCGGAGGTTTAGAAAAAGGAAAATATGACAGCACAAGCGAAGAGGAACGCGAAGCGAAACGCAAGCGGCTCGGCAATTGGCTGTTTTTACCGGCGTTGCTTATTCCATTTTTAACCGTTATTTTTTCAAAAGCACTGGCGGGTATCAAAATCGGCGAACTCTTTCTATTTGATCCATCCAATCCGACATTGGTTGGTTTAGGCGTTGCTTGCGTCATCGCTATGATGGTTGCTCTGGCACTTACAAAGAGTACTCCAAAGACAGCCATCAAGGAATCCCGCCGTTTGCTGGAGGCAATTGGTTGGGCTGTCGTATTGCCTCAATTTTTAGCGACGCTTGGCACGATTTTCGATAAAGCTGGCGTCGGCAATGTGGTGGCCGATATTGTCAAACATATGATTCCATCTAATTCATTATTTTGGAGTGTCGTGGTGTTATGTGTTGGAATGGCGTTCTTTACCATGATCATGGGAAATGCGTTTGCGGCCTTTCCGGTCATGGCCGGAGGAATCATCATTCCGATCCTGATTCAGCAGTTCGGAGCGGATCCAAACCAAATTGCCGCCATTTCCATGTTTGCCGGTTATTGCGGAACGTTGATGACACCTATGGCTGCCAATTTTAATATTGTTCCCGCAGCTTTATTAGACTTGAAAGATAAATATCATGTCATTCGGGTGCAAGTACCAACAGCGTTGTTGACGCTTTTGCTCAATATTGTGCTGATGTATTGCCTGGCTAGATGGCAAATGTAG
- a CDS encoding GNAT family N-acetyltransferase, translating into MHIRQIDLDDAEKLVNLILQVESESDFMLFEAGERKLTPEQQRYRIVAMEEEENSTIFVAEEKGDLIGYLIAIGGGARRNRHSVYLVVGILESYRGKGVGTRLFLALEKWAREHHIHRLELTVMTNNRAAISLYSKMGFEKEGIKKDSLLVNGEYVDEYYMAKLL; encoded by the coding sequence TTGCATATTCGACAAATCGATCTTGATGATGCTGAAAAGTTGGTGAATTTGATTTTACAAGTGGAAAGTGAATCCGATTTTATGCTTTTTGAGGCCGGTGAAAGAAAGCTGACGCCTGAACAGCAGCGATACCGAATAGTGGCGATGGAGGAAGAAGAAAATTCGACCATATTCGTTGCAGAAGAGAAAGGCGACCTCATCGGCTACTTGATCGCCATTGGCGGAGGGGCAAGACGGAACCGACATTCGGTCTACCTTGTCGTCGGAATATTGGAATCATACAGAGGGAAAGGCGTCGGCACCCGATTATTTTTGGCATTAGAAAAGTGGGCTAGAGAACATCACATTCACCGTTTAGAATTAACCGTGATGACGAACAACCGGGCTGCGATCTCTTTATACAGCAAAATGGGGTTTGAAAAAGAAGGAATAAAGAAAGACTCCCTTCTTGTGAATGGGGAGTATGTAGACGAATATTATATGGCCAAACTTTTATAA
- a CDS encoding DUF969 domain-containing protein, which produces MVLIGVALIIVGFLFRINPLVVVTVSGLVTGLIAGIPFKDLIAQFGEAFTTNRYMSILIITLPVIGLMERSGLQKQSALLVSKIKAITAGRLINIYFLIREIGAALGLNSIGGHPQTVRPLIAPMAEGAAEAKYGKLPKEERENIRAHTAAADNIGLFFGEDIFVAVGGILLMKGFFDQNHVVSDPVLMALWGIPTAVGVFIIHSIRLYLFDRRLERRLGQKKPENKEVKSS; this is translated from the coding sequence ATGGTACTCATTGGTGTTGCTTTGATCATTGTTGGCTTTTTGTTTCGGATCAATCCGTTGGTTGTCGTAACGGTTTCGGGATTGGTCACTGGGTTGATAGCTGGTATTCCCTTTAAGGATCTCATCGCTCAATTTGGTGAAGCGTTCACGACGAACCGTTATATGTCGATTTTAATCATTACTCTTCCGGTTATCGGTCTTATGGAACGAAGCGGTTTGCAAAAACAATCGGCTTTGCTTGTTTCGAAAATAAAAGCGATCACCGCTGGTAGATTGATCAACATTTACTTTTTGATCAGGGAAATAGGGGCGGCGCTAGGATTGAATAGTATCGGTGGACATCCACAAACTGTTCGTCCCCTCATTGCACCAATGGCGGAAGGAGCTGCGGAAGCCAAATACGGGAAGCTACCTAAAGAGGAAAGGGAAAATATCCGTGCACATACGGCCGCTGCTGACAACATTGGATTGTTTTTCGGTGAAGATATTTTTGTTGCTGTCGGAGGAATTTTATTAATGAAAGGCTTCTTTGACCAAAATCATGTTGTGAGTGACCCAGTGTTGATGGCACTATGGGGGATTCCCACTGCGGTTGGTGTCTTCATCATCCATTCCATTCGACTATATTTATTCGACAGACGTTTGGAGCGACGTCTTGGGCAAAAGAAACCTGAAAACAAGGAAGTGAAATCTTCATGA
- a CDS encoding GGDEF domain-containing protein: MYKFKGRIVASSLVLLLLIFIRTAVWMKIGRVPHLIPIPGIIALIIAWLLGRKYDETFFLSMKDLLTGLNNRRYVHFIFPKFIKTAQRKKKKLVVFVYDVDEFKQINDHYGHEYGDQILLSVSKVLESDITKHDVIARWGGDEFLGLSLFSDLHEIKAKIDSLQSKLKELAKSFGKKISVSVGYAVYGEDGKRLHDLIEKADQNMYRNKHSRKTV; this comes from the coding sequence TTGTATAAATTTAAAGGAAGGATTGTGGCATCCTCTTTAGTTCTTCTTTTACTCATTTTCATTCGAACAGCCGTATGGATGAAAATAGGGCGAGTTCCTCATCTCATTCCAATCCCCGGCATCATCGCTTTAATCATTGCATGGTTGTTAGGAAGAAAATATGATGAAACCTTTTTCCTTTCAATGAAAGATCTTTTGACGGGATTGAATAATAGAAGATACGTTCATTTTATATTTCCGAAATTCATAAAAACAGCACAACGCAAAAAGAAAAAACTGGTTGTTTTTGTATATGATGTTGATGAATTTAAACAAATCAATGATCATTATGGTCATGAATACGGTGATCAAATACTCCTATCGGTTTCAAAAGTTTTGGAGAGTGATATAACAAAGCATGATGTCATTGCCCGTTGGGGAGGAGATGAATTTCTCGGCCTTTCCCTTTTTTCTGACCTTCATGAAATCAAAGCAAAAATAGATTCCCTTCAGTCGAAACTCAAGGAACTGGCCAAAAGTTTTGGAAAAAAGATTTCCGTTTCTGTTGGATATGCCGTTTACGGAGAAGATGGAAAACGATTGCACGATTTAATTGAAAAAGCGGATCAAAACATGTACAGAAACAAACACTCCAGGAAAACAGTGTAA
- a CDS encoding diadenylate cyclase has product MIASIDGAIILDKNLNILSFGEIILESKNKENITSNADKLIFGARTTAAKEASFSGIAIKISEDSDIELFKNGEKILWL; this is encoded by the coding sequence TTGATTGCTTCGATAGATGGAGCGATTATTCTAGATAAAAATTTAAATATACTCTCTTTTGGAGAGATAATTTTAGAATCAAAAAATAAAGAGAATATTACATCAAATGCGGATAAGTTGATTTTTGGTGCGAGAACAACAGCAGCTAAAGAAGCGTCATTTTCTGGAATAGCTATTAAGATTTCAGAAGATAGTGACATTGAATTATTTAAAAATGGAGAAAAAATACTGTGGCTATAG
- the lpdA gene encoding dihydrolipoyl dehydrogenase, translating to MTTLAIIGGGPAGYVAAITAAQQGQQVILIEQGPLGGTCLNEGCMPTKSLLESAEVYEKVRHAEDFGISLSSAQVGVNWNQVQQRKNRIVQTLVQGIGYLMKKNRIQVKNGTASFLTANRLRVENESGQEIVEADRFIIASGSEPISLPFAPFDGEWVIHSGQAMSLPSIPSSLLIIGGGVIGCEFASIYSRLGAKVTIVEMAEQLLPGEDEDIASILQEQLEKDGVTIYTSTSLKDLNADKKKAIIENREGIRELSADYVLVSIGRKPRIANLGLEDIGIEFSKRGIAVNEQMQTNIPHIYACGDVIGGIQLAHVAFHEGTIAALHSGGQEVKVNYRAIPRCIYTSPEIAGVGLTEKQAREQYGDIRVGEFPFTANGKALILNEPIGKVKVIVEPQYHEIVGVSIVGPRATELIGQGTVMLHAEMTVDIMEDLIEAHPTLSEAIHEALLSAVGHAVHV from the coding sequence ATGACCACATTAGCCATTATTGGAGGTGGACCTGCGGGATATGTGGCGGCGATTACGGCCGCCCAGCAGGGACAACAAGTCATTCTAATTGAGCAAGGACCTCTAGGAGGAACTTGCTTAAACGAAGGCTGCATGCCGACGAAATCTTTGTTGGAAAGTGCTGAAGTCTATGAGAAAGTCCGACATGCCGAAGACTTTGGAATCAGCCTTTCATCCGCTCAAGTAGGAGTAAATTGGAACCAAGTTCAGCAGCGGAAAAACCGAATTGTTCAAACGCTTGTTCAAGGGATTGGCTATTTAATGAAGAAAAATAGAATCCAAGTCAAAAACGGCACCGCTTCTTTTCTCACGGCCAATCGTTTACGCGTGGAGAATGAAAGCGGACAAGAAATCGTGGAAGCGGATCGCTTCATTATTGCTTCAGGATCGGAGCCGATCAGTCTGCCGTTCGCCCCTTTTGATGGGGAGTGGGTCATTCACAGCGGGCAAGCCATGTCTCTTCCGTCGATTCCTTCTTCGCTTTTGATTATTGGCGGAGGAGTGATCGGATGCGAGTTTGCCAGTATTTATAGCCGCCTGGGAGCGAAAGTCACCATCGTCGAGATGGCCGAGCAGCTTCTGCCGGGGGAAGATGAAGATATCGCTTCGATTTTGCAGGAGCAATTGGAAAAGGACGGAGTGACCATCTATACTTCTACTTCTTTAAAAGATTTGAATGCGGATAAAAAGAAAGCGATCATTGAAAACCGGGAAGGAATTCGTGAACTAAGCGCGGATTATGTTTTAGTCTCCATTGGCAGAAAGCCAAGAATCGCGAATTTAGGGCTGGAGGATATCGGAATCGAATTTTCCAAACGAGGCATCGCAGTTAATGAACAGATGCAGACGAATATTCCTCATATTTATGCTTGCGGCGACGTCATTGGCGGAATTCAGCTCGCTCATGTAGCGTTTCACGAAGGGACCATCGCGGCTCTACATTCCGGAGGACAAGAGGTGAAAGTAAACTATCGAGCGATTCCTCGCTGCATCTATACATCACCTGAAATTGCCGGAGTCGGACTGACAGAAAAACAAGCAAGAGAGCAATATGGCGATATTCGAGTTGGAGAGTTTCCGTTCACGGCCAATGGCAAAGCGCTCATACTCAACGAGCCGATCGGAAAAGTAAAAGTGATCGTGGAACCGCAATATCACGAAATAGTGGGAGTTTCGATTGTAGGTCCACGTGCGACAGAATTGATAGGACAAGGAACCGTCATGCTGCACGCTGAGATGACGGTGGACATTATGGAGGATTTAATAGAGGCCCATCCTACTTTGTCTGAAGCCATTCATGAAGCTTTGCTCAGTGCCGTGGGCCATGCGGTGCATGTATAG